The genomic interval TTGGAATCACCGGTGTGGTGACAAAGTACTCGCGGGAATTCTCGGAATAGGGGTGGTTGTAGTTCATGATGAGCATGATGGCGCCCACCAGCACAATGCCGCCCAACACCGCTGTCGGTACTGTCCACTTGTTTAGTGGCACCTTGAATACCTTGAAGACGACGATGCATAAACCGGTGTATGTGAGTATTAACAGTAGATCCATGGCTTATTGCTCCTTCGCCGTGAATTGCTTTTCCAGCGCAGCGAGACGCGTCTGTAGTTCGGCCAATTGGGCTCCAGGTGAGTCTTGCCCGGAAAATCCCCAGCCGCGGTCATCGCGATACAGGCTGGCCCAGATCCAGAGGAACGGCCAGATCACGTGCAGGGTCATCAGGCTGACCCATCCGGCGATGTGGATAGCGTCTTGGTGGGGGTGGTTGCGGTGCTTGGCGATCTCGTAGGGTATGTCGTGAATGACAATGACACCGTAAAACACGGCCAGAACGGCAAAAATCAATATGAAAAGTGCCACGTAATCCAGCATGGGTAATTCCTTTTTTGTGGTGGGTGACTTGGTTTTGATTGTTGGCAGCTGAGTTTAGGTTAATTGGCATGGTTTGGGTATATTCCATGGCCATGTGCGACCGCCTCTCGATAGGCGTCAGGCGGAATTTCGGCTACCGGCATCTGGCCTTGGGCGCTATAATGGCGAGCTTTATGCCTCCATTTGAGTAACGCCATGAGCCAGCATCAGGCTGCAATCGCCAAACGCCGCACCTTCGCCATTATTTCTCACCCGGATGCGGGTAAGACCACCGTCACCGAAAAACTTTTGTTGTTAGGCCAGTTAATTCAGCTGGCTGGTTCAGTTAAGGGCAAGCGCGGGCCACATGCGCGCTCAGATTGGATGGCGATGGAGCAAGAGCGAGGCATTTCGGTGACCTCCTCGGTGATGCAGTTTCCCTACCATGATCGCGTGGTTAATTTACTGGATACGCCCGGCCACGAAGATTTCTCTGAAGATACCTACCGCGTATTAACCGCGGTGGATTCCGCGCTGATGGTAATTGATGGCGCCAAAGGTGTAGAAGATCGCACCGTTAAATTGATGAATGTGTGTCGCCTGCGCGATACCCCCATTCTGTCTTTCATTAATAAACTGGATCGCGATATTCGCGACCCCGTTGAAGTAATGGATGAGATTGAGGAAGTATTGAACATCGCCGCAGCGCCAATTAACTGGCCGCTGGGCTCTGGCTCCTTATTTCGGGGTATCTATAATTTGTATACCGATACCATCACCGTGTTTGAAAACGGCTTTGGTCACACCTTGCACGACTTTCGCGAAATCAAAGGCTTGGCCAGCGATGAGGCAACGGCTTTGCTGGGGGACGAAGCCGATGCTATACGCGATGAAATTGAGCTAGTGCGCGGCGCTACCCACGTGTTTGATCGGGACGCCTATCTTGCCGGCAAACAAACACCGGTATTTTTTGGCACCGCCTTATCTAACTTCGGCGTGAAAGAAATGTTAGATGGCTTCGTGGAGTATGCACCAGCACCCCAGTCGCGCGAAGCCGAGCCGCGCACTGTTGAAGCCAGTGAAGAAACGTTTTCAGGCTTTGTTTTTAAAATTCAAGCTAATATGGACCCGAAGCACCGAGACCGTATTGCGTTCATGCGCGTGTGTTCTGGTGCTTACAGCAAAGGCATGAAAATGCGCCATGTGCGCATCGGTAAAGATGTGAAAATTGCCGATGCGGTAACCTTCTTGGCCGGTGACCGCGAACAGGTGGTCGAGGCCCTAGCGGGAGACATTATCGGCCTGCACAACCACGGCACGATTCAGATTGGCGATGCTTTCACCGAAGGCGAAGAGCTAAAGTTTACCGGTATCCCCAACTTTGCGCCGGAATTATTCCGCCGTATTCGTTTAAAGGACCCACTGAAAACCAAACAATTGCAAAAGGGGTTGCAGCAGCTATCGGAAGAGGGCTCGACCCAGGTGTTTTTCCCCATGGCCAATAACGACTTAATCGTTGGCGCCGTGGGGGTGTTGCAGTTTGAAGTGGTCGCCTACCGACTCAAAGACGAGTATAAAGTGGACGCGATTTACGAACCCATTAGTGTGAACAGCGCGCGCTGGGTTGATTGTAAAGACGCTAAAAAATTCGAAGAGTTTAAGCGCAAATGCCACGATAATTTAGCCTTAGACGGTAGCGGCCACTTAACCTATTTGGCACCCACGCGGGTTAATTTATCGCTAGCTGAAGAGCGCCACCCAGACGTGCGCTTTAGAGCAACGCGGGAACACTAATCTTTTCCTTCTTTTCGTTGGTTATCGCTATTAGTGGGTTAGTGGTGTTGGTTAACGATGACGAGATCGCGAAGTTTAGCAGTTGAAAAGGCGGGCTTGGCTCGCCTTAGCTGCTGTGCAAAGGCCACGGAAAATGTGCCGCTGGCTTTGCTTGTAAGGCAGGTATTCCGGATGCCACTGAACGCCCAGTACGAATTGATCATTTTCGCCCTTGGCCTCCACCGCCTGCACTAGTTGGTCCTTGTCTCGCGCAACGACGGTTAAATTTTTCCCTGGTCTATTAATCGCTTGCTTGTGCAGGCTATTTACCTTGAGCTTGTTACGCTGGGTTAACTTTTCTAGGCGCGAGTCTGTAGCAATCGTAATGAGTTTCGAGGGCGTGATGTAATTTCTGTTGCTGCTGTGTTGTCGCAGCGGTCGAACATCGGCAATTAAATTCCCACCTTTAGCCACGTTTAACAGTTGCGCACCGCGGCAAATGCCGAGTATGGGTAGCTTGTGCGCCAGCGCTTGTTTGATTATGTCTAATTCAAAGCTGTCGCGCGCAGGGTCGTAGGGGTAACCGATAATCGGATCGCCCTGATAGTGGCTCGGTTGGATATCGCTGCCGCCGCCGATGATGACGCCGCTAATCGGAACTTTCGGCGGTTTATTTGACGGGCTCATATAGTGCGCCTGCGCTTCTAGCCCGCGCAGAATACAGTAACTTGCCCACCAACCTAATTTTAGCCCGCGATCTGGACCAGTGACCGCAATGTGTATCGGCTCTGTGTTCATCGGGCTAATTCCGCGCTGGCCCTTTTCTGCCATTGGTTGTCGACGTGATGGCCAAACCGATTTAATTCTTTACGGTAGGCGCTGCACATCTGTGTTAGGCGCTTTTCATCCTGCGCCAACCACTCTACCGCTAGCCATTCGTGCCAGGCGATGTGGATGCCCCAGTTAGGATTGTCAATGTCTGAGTTGGGTAGGCGAAAATGAAATGTAGGCCGCGACTTAATGCGTGGATCGTTTAGCGACTGCTTAATAAAGTCTTCGTTTAAAAATTGAAATAGAGGCAGTAAATCCAAGCTTCGATTGCG from Simiduia curdlanivorans carries:
- a CDS encoding DUF3302 domain-containing protein, which gives rise to MLDYVALFILIFAVLAVFYGVIVIHDIPYEIAKHRNHPHQDAIHIAGWVSLMTLHVIWPFLWIWASLYRDDRGWGFSGQDSPGAQLAELQTRLAALEKQFTAKEQ
- a CDS encoding peptide chain release factor 3, whose translation is MSQHQAAIAKRRTFAIISHPDAGKTTVTEKLLLLGQLIQLAGSVKGKRGPHARSDWMAMEQERGISVTSSVMQFPYHDRVVNLLDTPGHEDFSEDTYRVLTAVDSALMVIDGAKGVEDRTVKLMNVCRLRDTPILSFINKLDRDIRDPVEVMDEIEEVLNIAAAPINWPLGSGSLFRGIYNLYTDTITVFENGFGHTLHDFREIKGLASDEATALLGDEADAIRDEIELVRGATHVFDRDAYLAGKQTPVFFGTALSNFGVKEMLDGFVEYAPAPQSREAEPRTVEASEETFSGFVFKIQANMDPKHRDRIAFMRVCSGAYSKGMKMRHVRIGKDVKIADAVTFLAGDREQVVEALAGDIIGLHNHGTIQIGDAFTEGEELKFTGIPNFAPELFRRIRLKDPLKTKQLQKGLQQLSEEGSTQVFFPMANNDLIVGAVGVLQFEVVAYRLKDEYKVDAIYEPISVNSARWVDCKDAKKFEEFKRKCHDNLALDGSGHLTYLAPTRVNLSLAEERHPDVRFRATREH
- a CDS encoding gamma-glutamyl-gamma-aminobutyrate hydrolase family protein; its protein translation is MNTEPIHIAVTGPDRGLKLGWWASYCILRGLEAQAHYMSPSNKPPKVPISGVIIGGGSDIQPSHYQGDPIIGYPYDPARDSFELDIIKQALAHKLPILGICRGAQLLNVAKGGNLIADVRPLRQHSSNRNYITPSKLITIATDSRLEKLTQRNKLKVNSLHKQAINRPGKNLTVVARDKDQLVQAVEAKGENDQFVLGVQWHPEYLPYKQSQRHIFRGLCTAAKASQARLFNC